ACGTCGAGGCGACCGTCCTCTCGCACCCGTCGGTGGTCGCCTTCTACTACGAGCGGGGGATCGATGTCGCCGAGACCCCGATCTGGGCGTTCGACTGGGCGGTCCAGCCGACGGCCTCGGTCGTCGCCGAGGACCCGCCGCGGGTCGAGGTCCCCGTCGAACACGAGGGCGACCGCCTCGTACTCACGCTGGACGAACACGCCGACGTGGTCGAAGAGCGTCGCGCCTGACCGCGGTGCGTGTCGCGGTCGGACAGCGCGAGGTCGCCCAGACGAATTTATATGCGTCGGGCTGTCATCCTTCGATAGCTGCGACATGAGCGGGGACGAAGCCAAACTCGTGGACGCCTCGGGCGACTACGCGTTCGTCGTCAGGGACGGCGAACCGGTCGACCAGCCGCGCTGGCGCTCCTCGCGTGTCGTCCTCACCAGCGAGCGGGTCGTCCTCGCCGACGCCGACGGCAACCGGTCGTTCCCCCACGGCGCCGTCGAACTCGTCGACGACCCCGACGGCGTGGTCCCGGAGGGGTTCCCCGCCGACGGCGCCACCGCGCTCCGGGCCGGCAACCACACCCTCCTCGTCGACGCCCCCGAGGTCGAGGCCCTCGACCGGGAGTACTGCCGCGCGGCGCTGGACGCGGAGGTCATCCTCGTCAAACACCCCGCGGTCGTCGGCGGCGTCGTTCAGGACACCGAGTGGTCGAAGGCCCGGTTCCGCTTCGCCGACGACACCGTCAGGCTCGCGCTCCCCGGCGGCCGGAGCACGTCCTTCCCCGTCGAGGACGTGGGCACCGTCGAGACGGCCACCCAGGAGGTCATGGGCAGCCGGCGGCAGGTCGTCCGGCTCGAACACACCGACGAGGAGGACCGCAGCGTCGAGACGCACTTCTCGGGCACCGACGCCCACTGCCGCGCGCTCGCTCACCTGTTCGAGGCCGTCGTCTCCGAGCGGGGCAGCGAGGAACACGAACTCACCGAGACCGAACGCCAGGTCCTGATGGCGCTGTACTCGGGCGTTTCCCCCTTCGAGATGAGCGACTTCGTCGGCATCAGCGTCGAGGAGGTCGAGGAGATCTACGGGAAGTTGCTGGAGATGGACGCCGTCGACGAGGTCCGCACCCGGACCGAGGTGTCGCTCAACGCCCACGGGCGGAACCTGGCGAGTGAAGCGATGAGCGAGCAGTGAGATTCCGTCACGAAACCGGACGGAGCACTACAATTATTTATTCGCGTGGCTGCATGATCAACTATGCCGAAGTCGGGTAGCCCGGAACTGCCGGGTGTCGATGTCGACCGGATGCGCGAGTGCCTCG
Above is a genomic segment from Halosimplex halophilum containing:
- a CDS encoding CheF family chemotaxis protein produces the protein MSGDEAKLVDASGDYAFVVRDGEPVDQPRWRSSRVVLTSERVVLADADGNRSFPHGAVELVDDPDGVVPEGFPADGATALRAGNHTLLVDAPEVEALDREYCRAALDAEVILVKHPAVVGGVVQDTEWSKARFRFADDTVRLALPGGRSTSFPVEDVGTVETATQEVMGSRRQVVRLEHTDEEDRSVETHFSGTDAHCRALAHLFEAVVSERGSEEHELTETERQVLMALYSGVSPFEMSDFVGISVEEVEEIYGKLLEMDAVDEVRTRTEVSLNAHGRNLASEAMSEQ